AAAGAAAAAGAGAAAAAAGTTTCAGAAGCATTAGATAAGGCTGAAGAGGCACAAGCAAAAATTGAAGCGAAGAAAAATAAATAGATTCATAGTGTAAAAGGCTGTCGTGTATAACGACAGCCTTTTAACTTTTTTCTGCATAAGAAGTGATACTCTGTAGTAAAAAAGAAATAATTTTAGAATTCCATCTGTCTTCATGATGAATCGTATAAATGTTACGTTGAAATTCAAATTCAGGGATCGGTATGTAGCGTAGTTCATTTCGTTGTACTTCTTGTTCAATAGCAAGTTTAGAAATAAAGGCAACTCCATTACCGTATTTTAAAATTTGTTTCATCGTTTCTAATGAATCTAATTCAATTTCAGATTGGAATGTAATGTTATGAGCTAACATCCATTTTGTAAGTAAATCTCTCGTAGTAGATGGATTACGATGTAGTAATATTCGTTCCTTTTCGATATCTTGTAATGATACATTTTCTTTTTTTGAAAAATGATGTTCTTTGGAGAAAGCAAGAACAAGTGTATCAGGCATTACATTCGTCTGTTTTAAAAGTGATTCATCAAACGGTGCTGCGGAAATTACACCGAGATCAATTTCATGATTTTGTAGCATCGTTCTAATTTCAGGAGCTGTTTTTACCATAAGTGTTATTTTTATATTTGGAAATTCACATTGAAATTGATAAACAATTTCTGGTAAAAGATAAGTCGCTGGTACATAGCTAGCGCCAATTGTTATAGCGCCTTTATGAAAATCTTTAAACTCTTGCGTGACCCGTCTAGCCTCTTTCATAAGTGCATCTATTTTACAAGCATAATGATGCAACGCCTCACCAGCCTCTGTTAAGAAATACCTTCCCGAACGTAATTCGAATAAAGATACACCGAGTTCCTCTTCTAAGCTTTTTATATGGAATGTAATAGTAGGTTGTTTAACACCTAGTTTTTCTGCAACGATCGTAAGCTTTTTGTATTTCTTAATAAGCACTACAATTTCTAATTTTAAGAGATTCATTATGAATTGCCGCCTTTTTTATTTTAACTATAGAAAAAATCTATAGAAATAAATAGTTTATTAGAAGTTTTTTAATTTAATCTTTACAGTACATTAACATTCAGTATAAATCTTCCATATAGAATGAAAGCAGGTTAAGAGTGAGGGGAGAGAGGTGAAACGATGGATATTCAAATTAGTGGATTAGAAAAGAATTTTGGAAAAACGCAGGCGTTAAAGCCATTACAAATTGTTATGAAACAAGGTGAATTTACCACACTTTTAGGACCTTCGGGATGTGGGAAAACGACTTTACTTAGAATGATTGCAGGACTGGAAGAACCAGATAAAGGTGAAATATATTTCGGGGATACGTGCATGTATTCTTCTACTAAAAAAATAAAAACATCTCCTCATGAACGTAATATAGGTATGGTATTTCAAGATTTTGCTTTATGGCCACACATGACTGTATTTGAAAATGTTGCATTTGGTTTAAGGGCTACAAAGCAAACGAATCAATTACGGGAAAAAGTAGAAGAGGCAATAAAGAGAGTGCGCTTACAAGGGATGGAGAAACGTTATCCGCATGAACTCTCTGGCGGACAGCAGCAACGTGTCGCATTTGCGAGAGCGATTGTAACAAAGCCGCATTTTATTTTGTTTGATGAACCGCTCAGTGCACTCGATGCAATTTTGCGAGAAGAAATGCGATTAGAGCTTATGGATATCGTTCATTCCATTGGTTTAACGGCATTGTATGTAACCCACGATCAAACAGAAGCTATGTCAATGTCAGACCAAATCATTGTCATGAAACAAGGAGAAGTATTACAAAAAGGAACACCAGAAGACATTTATGTGAAGCCATCTCATGAATTTGTTGCAAAATTTGTTGGTAAGGCAAATTGGCTTGTAGAGGGGAAACAAATGGTTCGTCCAGAGCATGTAAGCTGGACGAAAAATGAAGTGTGCGAAATATATACAGGTGAAATTCAGCACGTTACATATGTAGGGGAACGTTATGAAGTGAAAGTAAACATGGGGACACTCGGAATATGGACAGCTTATCACAATAGTAAGCTAAGCATTGGGAAACCAGTATCGTTATATGTACCAAAAAATGTATTCATCATATAGGGGGAGAATCGTATGAAGAAATTCAGTTCGCTTAAGTCTTTATTTGTATGTACTTTATTATTTTCTGCAGTCGTAACAGGGTGTAGCTCAAAGACAGGTAATGTAGATGCAAAAAGTAAAACGACTAATGAAAAGAAAATTGTCGTATACAGTGCAGGGCCAAAAGGATTAGCAGAAAAAATTCAAAAGGACTTTGAAAAGAAAACGGGTATAAAAGTAGAAATGTTTCAAGGGACAACGGGAAAAATTTTAGCGCGAATGGAAGCTGAAAAGAAAAAGCCAGTCGTTGACGTAGTCGTACTTGCTTCTTTACCAGCGATGGAAGGATTAAAAAAGGATGGTCAAACGCTAGCTTACAAAGAAGCGAAACAAGCTGATAAGCTTCGTTCTGAATGGTCGGATGATAAAGGACATTATTTTGGATATAGTGCTTCAGCGTTAGGAATTGTGTATAACACAAAAAATGTGAAGACAGCGCCTGAAGATTGGAGCGATATAACGAAAGGAGAATGGAAAGGGAAAGTGAATCTTCCAGATCCAGCACTTTCAGGTTCAGCTTTAGACTTTGTAACAGGATATGTGAAAAAGAATGGAAAAGATGGATGGGATTTATTTGAACAGCTTAAGAAAAATGAAGTTACAGTAGCAGGAGCAAACCAAGAAGCATTAGATCCAGTTGTAACAGGAGCAAAAGATATGGTCATTGCGGGTGTTGATTATATGACGTACAGTGCAAAAGCAAAGGGTGAACCGGTTGATATTGTTTATCCAAAAAGCGGAACAGTTATTAGCCCACGTGCAGCAGGTATTATGAAAGATAGTAAAAATGTAGAAGGTGCAAAAGAGTTTATTGATTATTTATTATCAGATGATGTGCAAAAACAAATTTCTAAAGCATATTTATTGCCTGGTAGAACAGATATAAAAGCTGAGAATAGACCAAACGTGGAAGAGATTCCAGTATTAAATATTGATTGGAAAACAGTTGAGAAAGAACAAGATGAAATAGGAAAACAATTTAAGAAAGTATTTCAATAAGATGGTGATTACATGGTAAATCGATTCGTATCAGTAAGGCAAGTTGGAATGACGGTAGCTTTATTACTTGTGGCGATGTTAATCGTCATTCCGCTTTTTCTCATTTTACTTTCTAGTGTATATGAAAATAGTAGTTGGAATTTTTTAAAGCCGTTTGAAGTGATGCAGAGTAGTGGATTAGCTGGCATTTTTCTAAACTCGATGCTTCTAGGTGTACTTGTAGTAATAGGGGCTACCGTATTTGCATTTCCACTAGCTTTCATTATGAGCAAAACAGATGTTGGAAAACATAGTAAGTTAGATATTGTTTTTATGATTCCATTTATGACTCCGCCGTATATTGGATCGATGGGATGGATCTTGTTCATGCAACCGAACGGCTATTTCGAACAGTTTTTTCCGATGCTAAAGACGATTTCATCTTCGTTTTTTAGTTTAGGAGGTATGGTTTTAATTATGAGTTTGCATTTATTCCCATTCCTTTATTTCATGTTGAAAAACACGTTACTTCAGATTGGGAGTAGTAAAGAAGAAGCCGCAGCAGTTCATGGCGGAAGCTTTTTCTATCGTTTAAGAAAAATAATATTGCCGTTATTAGTATCAAGTTATGTAATGGGTGCTTTACTCATTTTCGTAAAGACGATTGCTGAATTTGGAACACCGGCTACATTCGGGCGGAGAATCGGATTTCACGTGCTGACTTCAGAAATTCATAAATTTATTTCAAGTTGGCCGATTGATTTTAGTAGTGCAACAGCATTATCTTCTTTATTACTTAGTGCATGTATGCTCATTTGGTATATGCAAAATGTATTGAATCGAAAGTATTCATATGCAATGGTTAGTGGAAAAGGTGTGAAATCTAAAAGGTATACTTTGTCTATATTTGCGCGCGTTGTAGCATGGTTTTATGTAATTGGTTTATTAATCGTATCAATTGGAATCCCGTACTTTTCTATATTGATTGCTTCTTTATCGAAATTAAGAGGCGGCGGTTTACATGTAAATAACTTTACAACGAGCCATTATGAAGCATTATTTACAATTGGATCTCCAGGATTAGAAGCTTTATGGAACAGTTTTCTTTTTTCACTTATAACAGCGATTATTGCTGTTATGATTGGAGTGTTTTTAGCACTTATGATCCGAAAGGGGAAAAAGTCCTCTGAAAAATGGCTTGATATGTGCGGTATGTTACCGAATATGGTACCAGGAATCGTGATGGTTGTAGGGCTTATTTTATTTTGGAATTCCCCTTATATGCCCCTGTCCATTTACAATACACCAGTCATGGTAATCGTAACGTACGTTGTTCTTTTTTTACCTTATACGGTGCAGTATGTAAAAGCATCGCTCGGGCAAATCGATGATTCTCTCGTGCAGGCAGGAAGTATTTTTTCTGGAAATTATATTTATATTTTTAGAAAAATAATATTACCGCTTATTATCCCAGGTATTCTTGCCGGATGGGCGATGACATTTACAATCTCGATAAGGGAGTTAGTAGCATCGCTTCTCGTACTACCTCCATCAGTAGAGACGTCAGCAACATTTATTTTTGCTCAATTTGAACAAGGAGAAGTATCTATTGGAATGGCGATGGCTGTCGTTTCAGTTGGACTTACAACGCTATGTTTATTACTTCTGCAGCATATGGAGCAAAAACGAAAAGGGGTAGCATGATGAGGGTAGAAGTATGGGGAGGAGCGGGAGAATACGGTCGTTCCTGCTATTTCGTAAAAAATAAAGAGACAAAAATATTATTTGATTGTGGTATTAATCGATCATATGAGGATAGTTATCCAAAAATAGAGCGGGAAGTTGTACCGTTTTTAGATGCAGTATTTTTATCACATATTCATGAAGATCATACGATGGGCTTACCTTTATTAGCGAAGTATGGATATAAGAAAAAAATCTGGACAACTCGTTATACGAAGGAGCAACTTCCCGCTTATTATGAAAAATGGAGAAACTACAATGTGACGCAAGGATGGAATGTGCCATATAACGACCAAAATGTGAAAGATTTAAATTATATATATGTTGATGAGATTAGTAATCCGAATGAATGGATACAGATTACTCCAACATTGCGGTTTCAATGGGGGTATAGTGGGCACGTATTAGGATCGGTTTGGTTTTTAGTGGATATGAGTCATACATATGTATTTTATTCTGGCGATTATTCAGCAGAGTCTAACATACTACGAGCGAATTTACCTGAGAAATTGCGCGGCGATATAAAAGTTGCAATTGTAGATGCCGCTTATCATACTGATGATGTTTCGCAACGTGAACGAGTAAACGAACTATGTACAGAAATTGAACGAGCTGCGGGGAATAAAGGGATAGCATTACTACCATTGCCACCCCTTGGTAGGGCGCAAGATATCGTATTGTATTTATATGAAAAATATAAAGAATTTCCCATTATAGTAGATCAGGAAATTTTAGATGGATTTGACGAGATGTTCTTATATAAAGATTGGATCAAAAATAATAAAGAACTTGAAGAGCTAATGGAGAGTTTAAAAAGAAACATAATAGTTATGGATGATGACGGCGGTACGCAACATAGTTATGGAATAGTTGTAATGAGTGATGCGAATATGCAAACGAAACGGGCTCAGTTATATTATGAACAAATTCGGCATGAAGAAAGAAATTCTATTATCTTTACTGGGCATGTTGCGAAAGGGAGTTTTGCAGAAAAAGTTTTGAAAGAACGTATAGGTAAAGAATGTAGGGTGAAGCGAGTTCCATATAAAGTTCATCAAAGTATAAGAGATGTGAAAGAGATGTTAAATACATTATTACCGGAACATACGGTGTTAGTACACGCTTTAAAAGAGGATACAGATCGATTACAGAAAAAGCTTAGCACGGCAGGGTATGAAAATGTATATTCACTTACTATGGAACGTATAGAAGTTATTTAACATGTAAAGGGGATAGGTATATGAAAAAAGTATTTGTATTCGTGAGTATTTTCTTTTGTTGTTTCCTTTATTCCGATAAGGAAGGGTTTGCTGCTAGTCCAATGACACCTAGTTTTGAAGTGAAGTTATTATTAAAGCCAGAACAAGTACTAGGTCCTAACAAAGAGATGAAGCAAGATGTACTAGAGCATTTCCAGGCTGGTACAAATTATGAAAGAATACAAGTGCAATTTTTAGATACGGAAAATAAAAATTTAAGTAATGAAGGTTGGTTTGCTAGAATTCGAAAGAAAGAATTTAGTAAAGATTTTGAGCTAACATATAAAAAAAGATATCCTATTCCAAACGGTGTAATTCAAGATGCACTAGAAGTAGCTAAAAATGATGGATTTGATAGTAAAACCGATAACTATGATGCGGAAATAGATTGGGGATTTGAAAAGAAAACGTTAAGTATTTCAAATAAGAAAAGTTACAGTGCGAAAGGATATGGAGTACTTGATTTACCAGACGAACAAGCTGCTCAAAACATGTTAATAGAAAAGTTGCCAGGGAAAATGAACAAATGGTTGTATACGAATTGGGGAGAAGAAATGCTCAAAAATTCTCGTATTTATGGGCCTGTATTAATGAAAAGGTATACAGCTGAATTTGAAAACATTAAAACGAATATTGAAGTTTGGCCACTTAGTAATACAGGGAAAATAGAAGATGATTTCGTAATAGAAGTATCGTTTAAAACAAATGAGGCAAGTATTGCAAAAGAACAAAGAGAAGTATTAATGCAGAGCTTAGATCAAAAAGGATGGCTGTTACCGAAAGATAGTTTGAAGACAGAACTTATTTTTCAGTAAATAGTAAAAAGGAATCCATATGCCATGGATTCCTTTTTATATATGAGTATTACGCTAAATCAGCTGACACGAGCATATCATTATTTTGAAGGTTTTTAGAGCGTAAACTATAAGCAACTACCTTCTTTTTATATTGCTTTACAACATCAACATGCTCTTCATGACTATAAATATAAAAGTTAAAATCTTTTTTGCCACGTTTTGCATGAATAATTAAAGGCGTACCCTCATTGTGTGGCGGTGCATAATAGCGATCTAAAAATAAACCTTCGTTAAAATCATGAATAATTTTGGATTTCTTTTCGCCTTCTACGTTATTTCCATTGATTGTAACAGTCGCATTCGCTTCTTCAAGCTGTGGATGTGTTTCGTACTTGCTAATAATGGATTCAATAACAGTGTTAGGAAGGCTCGAAACGATAATTTTAATGCTCCAAATACAACCAACATAACAATAAACCAAGTCGTCATACTATATCATCCCCTTTTTCCTATTAAATAATATAACTCATATGGTAATAGTACATAAGGTGAAGTTTTGTATAATTTGTGAAAAATATGCCGTTTTTACGAACGGAATATTAGAAAAATCAATTTTGTTACAAAAAGTTGAAATCGAAGTATTTTTAAAGAAAAAGGTTTATAATAAAAATATAACTAATAACCACATTACTAATTACAAGGAAGTGTAACTATGAGTACTGTAGCAATCGTGTATGGTATTATTCTTTCCACAATTATCGTTTTATTTTTCGTTGGGGTTTCACGTTATATTCATAAATGGAAAGAAAGCGTTGCGAAATTAAATCACATTGAAGAAGAACTTAGTGATTTAATGTTACATCATGGTAAGTAAAAAGTTTATTTTTAGCTAAATAATGTGAAGAATATCACAAAACATGCTCTCCTTATGAAGGCATGTTTTTTTGTTATGTGAATGATAGGCACATTCATGTTTTTTTCCATACGATACAGTGTGAAAGCCGAAATGTTCGGAGTGGAAAAGAGGGATAAAATGGGTAGTTCAGGTTATGTTCCAGATAACAAAAATTTAAAGAAAAGCTCAGGAACTCCAAACCTTTTCTTTGATTCGAGAAAAAATGTCTTTTTTAAAAGAGATAAGAAAAACGTTGCATATGAAGTTACGTCAACGCAGTTACCAGCAATGATAGGTGGAGCGTTTGTTGATTTGTTTATGACAAAAGGACATATGCGAGAACCACATTGGCATCCGAATGCGTGGGAATTGGATGTTGTTGTATCAGGAGAAGCAATTACATCTATCTTAAATCCCGAAACGAATCAATTGCAAAATTATCATGTGAAAGCGGGGCAAACTGTCTTTATTCCAATGGGATGGTGGCATTGGATCACAGCAGTAACAGAAGAAGTACAATTACATTTGTTCTTCAATAACGATCAGTTTGAAACAGCAGAAGGATCAGACATACTTAGATTAACACCGCCAGAAGTATTTCAAGCTGCATACGGGGTAAGTGCAGAAAAATTAGAGAAGGACCTTTCGCCAATTAAGGAGTCAGTTGTAATTGGTCCTCCTAACTCAAATCGTATAAGTAGCGTTAAAGAAAGTGACGAGTCAAATATAGTAGTTACGTTAAATGGACAAATAACACCATGTGAAATAGAATAACTCTTTCTTTTTTTAGGAAGAGTTATTCTATTTTGTATAATTTTGTAATGTATTTCGTTGTAATTATGATATAGAAGGGAATGTAGTAGAGGGGGCATATTGTGAACATATTAAAGATTATAGGAATTGTTGCAGGAGTCATTATAGTAGCCGTTATAGCTTTCTTTGTTATTATGAAGTACTATTTGTCAAAAGAAGATCCGAATTACGTATTAAAGTACATAAAAGAACATAAAGACGATAAAACATGTTCATTATTTATTAAAAGAAATGGAGAAGTAATAACTTCTATAAATGAAAATAAAAAATTGCCATTAGCGAGTATGGCAAAAATCGTAATAGCAGTTGAATTTGCTAAGCAAGTATCAGAAGGAAAAATAAGTCGAGATGAACAAATTTCATTGCACGAGTTAAATAAATATTATGTTAAAGATACTGATGGTGGAGCGCATCCTGACTGGTTAGAAGATGCTAGAGCGAGAGAATTAGTGAAAAATGGGCAGATTACTTTAGAAGAAGTAGCTAAAGGCATGATTCATTATAGTTCTAATGCAAATACAACACATTTGTTAGATAAGCTTGGAATAGAAAGAGTAAATGAAAGTATAAAAGAGTTAGAGCTTACTAGTCATGACAAGTTCTCTTCGTATACTGCTTCATTATATATGAGAGGGTATGTAGAAAAAGAACTTCATGAGCCAGAAAATCAATCGTTAGAAAAGATACGTAACATGTCACAGGATGAGTATAATCAACATGTGTTACAAATACATGAATGGATGAAAGACGAAGAAGAATGGAAAAAGCGGGATATCCCATTAAAGGTAGATATGAAATTTCAGCGAATTTGGTCAGATCGATTAGTGGGTGCAAACGCTAAAGATTATATGAGTATAATGGAAAAGATAAATAGTAGAAAGTATTTTCCAAAACCAATGCAAGAAGAAATCGAGAATATTTTCAAAGGAACAGTTAAAAATAGTAAGTTCGAATATGCTGGTCAAAAAGGTGGTTCTACCGCATTCGTATTGACAAAAAGCTTGTATACTACAGATAAGAAAGGGAATAAAGTAGAAGTTGTCATTATGTTTAACGATATAGAAGATCAAGTTGCATATCAAAAGCTGAGAAATAATGTAGATTATTTTATTCGAGACATTATAACAAGTGAGGAATTCAAAAATAAATTATAATAGAATAATTTTATT
This genomic window from Bacillus anthracis str. Vollum contains:
- a CDS encoding LysR family transcriptional regulator, encoding MNLLKLEIVVLIKKYKKLTIVAEKLGVKQPTITFHIKSLEEELGVSLFELRSGRYFLTEAGEALHHYACKIDALMKEARRVTQEFKDFHKGAITIGASYVPATYLLPEIVYQFQCEFPNIKITLMVKTAPEIRTMLQNHEIDLGVISAAPFDESLLKQTNVMPDTLVLAFSKEHHFSKKENVSLQDIEKERILLHRNPSTTRDLLTKWMLAHNITFQSEIELDSLETMKQILKYGNGVAFISKLAIEQEVQRNELRYIPIPEFEFQRNIYTIHHEDRWNSKIISFLLQSITSYAEKS
- a CDS encoding ABC transporter substrate-binding protein gives rise to the protein MKKFSSLKSLFVCTLLFSAVVTGCSSKTGNVDAKSKTTNEKKIVVYSAGPKGLAEKIQKDFEKKTGIKVEMFQGTTGKILARMEAEKKKPVVDVVVLASLPAMEGLKKDGQTLAYKEAKQADKLRSEWSDDKGHYFGYSASALGIVYNTKNVKTAPEDWSDITKGEWKGKVNLPDPALSGSALDFVTGYVKKNGKDGWDLFEQLKKNEVTVAGANQEALDPVVTGAKDMVIAGVDYMTYSAKAKGEPVDIVYPKSGTVISPRAAGIMKDSKNVEGAKEFIDYLLSDDVQKQISKAYLLPGRTDIKAENRPNVEEIPVLNIDWKTVEKEQDEIGKQFKKVFQ
- a CDS encoding ABC transporter permease is translated as MVNRFVSVRQVGMTVALLLVAMLIVIPLFLILLSSVYENSSWNFLKPFEVMQSSGLAGIFLNSMLLGVLVVIGATVFAFPLAFIMSKTDVGKHSKLDIVFMIPFMTPPYIGSMGWILFMQPNGYFEQFFPMLKTISSSFFSLGGMVLIMSLHLFPFLYFMLKNTLLQIGSSKEEAAAVHGGSFFYRLRKIILPLLVSSYVMGALLIFVKTIAEFGTPATFGRRIGFHVLTSEIHKFISSWPIDFSSATALSSLLLSACMLIWYMQNVLNRKYSYAMVSGKGVKSKRYTLSIFARVVAWFYVIGLLIVSIGIPYFSILIASLSKLRGGGLHVNNFTTSHYEALFTIGSPGLEALWNSFLFSLITAIIAVMIGVFLALMIRKGKKSSEKWLDMCGMLPNMVPGIVMVVGLILFWNSPYMPLSIYNTPVMVIVTYVVLFLPYTVQYVKASLGQIDDSLVQAGSIFSGNYIYIFRKIILPLIIPGILAGWAMTFTISIRELVASLLVLPPSVETSATFIFAQFEQGEVSIGMAMAVVSVGLTTLCLLLLQHMEQKRKGVA
- a CDS encoding MBL fold metallo-hydrolase, with protein sequence MMRVEVWGGAGEYGRSCYFVKNKETKILFDCGINRSYEDSYPKIEREVVPFLDAVFLSHIHEDHTMGLPLLAKYGYKKKIWTTRYTKEQLPAYYEKWRNYNVTQGWNVPYNDQNVKDLNYIYVDEISNPNEWIQITPTLRFQWGYSGHVLGSVWFLVDMSHTYVFYSGDYSAESNILRANLPEKLRGDIKVAIVDAAYHTDDVSQRERVNELCTEIERAAGNKGIALLPLPPLGRAQDIVLYLYEKYKEFPIIVDQEILDGFDEMFLYKDWIKNNKELEELMESLKRNIIVMDDDGGTQHSYGIVVMSDANMQTKRAQLYYEQIRHEERNSIIFTGHVAKGSFAEKVLKERIGKECRVKRVPYKVHQSIRDVKEMLNTLLPEHTVLVHALKEDTDRLQKKLSTAGYENVYSLTMERIEVI
- a CDS encoding cupin domain-containing protein, with the protein product MGSSGYVPDNKNLKKSSGTPNLFFDSRKNVFFKRDKKNVAYEVTSTQLPAMIGGAFVDLFMTKGHMREPHWHPNAWELDVVVSGEAITSILNPETNQLQNYHVKAGQTVFIPMGWWHWITAVTEEVQLHLFFNNDQFETAEGSDILRLTPPEVFQAAYGVSAEKLEKDLSPIKESVVIGPPNSNRISSVKESDESNIVVTLNGQITPCEIE
- a CDS encoding serine hydrolase, which codes for MNILKIIGIVAGVIIVAVIAFFVIMKYYLSKEDPNYVLKYIKEHKDDKTCSLFIKRNGEVITSINENKKLPLASMAKIVIAVEFAKQVSEGKISRDEQISLHELNKYYVKDTDGGAHPDWLEDARARELVKNGQITLEEVAKGMIHYSSNANTTHLLDKLGIERVNESIKELELTSHDKFSSYTASLYMRGYVEKELHEPENQSLEKIRNMSQDEYNQHVLQIHEWMKDEEEWKKRDIPLKVDMKFQRIWSDRLVGANAKDYMSIMEKINSRKYFPKPMQEEIENIFKGTVKNSKFEYAGQKGGSTAFVLTKSLYTTDKKGNKVEVVIMFNDIEDQVAYQKLRNNVDYFIRDIITSEEFKNKL